AGATAGCAGAGATGATAGTAAGCCAATACATATTTCTGTTCATCCGTTCATCTACTTTTGCACGATAAAAGTCATAAAGGTTATCTAGCTTTTCCATTGCTGCTTTTGCCAAATCACGGATTCTTCCTATATGCTCAAAAAGATCAGCATAAGCTAAGTCTTTAAAGTCATCTCGTCTTTTATGGTGATTTACAAACTGCTCAAAAGCCAGTCCTGCATGAAACATAAGACGGTGGATTAGTGAAACATCTTTTTTGTATGCCAGCCACTTTTGCATAAAGTCAGAAGAGAAAGCACCATCATAAAGGCTCTCTTCAAGCATCTCTATTTCATAATGGTATCTTTGGATATCTTTAAGCATCTGATCGGTCTTTTGATCAAGAAATTCATATAAATCATGCAAAGAGCCGCTAGGAACAAGCTCCTTAACCTCACGATTAAACCTAAAACTAACACCATCTTTTATAACAAATGCATAAGAGATAACCTGCAATCCATTGTCACTCATTTCAGGCAGTCTTAGAATCAGCACAGCATAATCTTTGCCAAGCTCAAATTCAGAAGGGTGGTTATCACTCTCTATATCTTCAAGCAAAAGTTCATCTATATGCTCTTTTTTTAACTCAATTGCCATTCTCAATCTTCTCCAATAGTTTCTTTACATCATTAACGGCAAGCTTCTTGCGCTCTATATTTAAAATCCCTTCACGTTTAAGCTGCTGCAAATGACGGTTGACAACATGGCGTACTGTTCCTATCATCGATGCTATCTCTTCGTGTGGAAGGTTTTGCAAAAGCCCCAACTGTTTAACAGGGTTTTTAAGATCCAGATTTTTAAGAATCAGTTTCATCAAACGTGTTGAGGTATCATAAAGAGACAGATCGGTAGCCAACTCTTCAACTTGACGCATCTGTTTTGCCATATATGGGAAAAAAGCACGGTTAAAAGCCGGATTTGTATCAAGCCATTCACGTACTTTTTCTATGGGAAGTTCCAAAGCTTTAACTTCATCAATTGCTTCAGTCATAACATCATGACGTAAACCGTCAAGCACTGTCAAAACATCAAACA
This Hydrogenimonas thermophila DNA region includes the following protein-coding sequences:
- a CDS encoding CorA family divalent cation transporter; amino-acid sequence: MAIELKKEHIDELLLEDIESDNHPSEFELGKDYAVLILRLPEMSDNGLQVISYAFVIKDGVSFRFNREVKELVPSGSLHDLYEFLDQKTDQMLKDIQRYHYEIEMLEESLYDGAFSSDFMQKWLAYKKDVSLIHRLMFHAGLAFEQFVNHHKRRDDFKDLAYADLFEHIGRIRDLAKAAMEKLDNLYDFYRAKVDERMNRNMYWLTIISAIFLPLTLVTGFFGMNTGGLPYTQTPDGTFKAVVVSLILEALFLAPFIFMNIKKVEKFHFKFKK
- a CDS encoding Crp/Fnr family transcriptional regulator, translating into MGHVTELEPFEGLSKQLIDEINRIGIIKDYPKGSSAMDADDTLCSFYIIIEGRIKVYQYNPNNNREQTIYLLGPHDMFDVLTVLDGLRHDVMTEAIDEVKALELPIEKVREWLDTNPAFNRAFFPYMAKQMRQVEELATDLSLYDTSTRLMKLILKNLDLKNPVKQLGLLQNLPHEEIASMIGTVRHVVNRHLQQLKREGILNIERKKLAVNDVKKLLEKIENGN